From the genome of Altererythrobacter sp. BO-6:
GAAACCGCAAGGAGTACCAGGCCGCCGGATAAGCTTGGACTAGAGGTAGTTTGCTTAGGCATCTGTTGTCCCCCAGAAGATCGAAAATTGTCCCCAAAACGTAGTCAGTTGTAAATTCCTACGGCTTTTTCGCGATAAAGTTCCACCGGTTTTCCATTCAAAAGAGTTACTTCGAACCATAAGTCTGAATGGAGGATTCCGAACGTCCGCAATTGGGTCGTTTGCCGACATTCGGCTTCTGGCAAAAAATGATAGAAAGATGCCCCCGCATAGCGCTGTGGCTACACGGGGGCATTGAAGGCATCAGGTTGGGTCAGGGACGTAGTAACGGCCATCGTCCCGGCGGCCCCAGTTTGGCCATACGGGGACCTGCTGAATGCCTTTGTTCAAGGTCAGGCCAACGTGCCTCCGGTCGAAGCCCAAGCGCGCCAGTACTTCAACAATGGACGGCCCCTGATCGACGCCTTCAGTGATGCAGGCACTGATGAGTGCAAGAACGCGGTCATTGGTGTTCACCTTGTTATCCTGAAGCGACAGATCGAGTGCGCCAAGGCGCGTGATGAGGGCCTCGTTCATTCTGCCACCTCCGATAGACCAAGGCTGCTGGCGCCTGCCTCAACAGCAGCAGCGAGGGTCTTGTCGGCAAGGTGAGCGTACCGGGCTGTGCTTTCCGGCCTTAGGTGCCCGGCGATCTTCCCGGCAACGAGAAGCGAAACGTTCTGCGAGACCAAGGCGCCGATTGCGGCATGCCGGAGTGAATGCGGGACTAGATTCGGAAGCCCGGCCTCCTTGCACGCAGTAGCCCAAGCCCTTTTGAAGTTGTCGAAGGGCTTAAGGGTTTTGGGGTTGGGCAACAGCCAAGGGCAACCATCATAACGAGGCAGTTCGTTGATAACCGCCATGGCTGCTTTGCTAAGGGGCACATAACGTGATCGGCCATTCTTGGTCATGGGAATTTGCCAAACAGAACGCTCGAAATCGATATGCTCGACCCGGGCATTCAGCAGTTCGCGCTTTCTTGCCGCTGTGGCCAGAAGCAACTGTACTATAGGCTTCAGCAGAGGGTTCGCTGATTTCGCACAGGCTTCGAGTAACCTCTCGACCTCGGCAGGCGATAGCAGACAGGTGCGTTTGTTATCGTACCGAGGCCGTGCAACGGCTGCGACCGGATTGCTTTCGGCGCCGGGCACCTTCCAGGACCGCCCCAGGGTATAAGCGCGGTTCATGACCAGCCGGGTTCGATCGACCGAGGCTGGAGCATGGGTCTTGCCCAGTTCGGCAAGAAAACGCTCGATCTCCTGCGGGGTGATCTGATCGAGAGGCAGCTTTCCAAAGCGCGGCTTCAAATAGAGCCGGTGAGTCATTTCCACACATGCATGAGAACGAAGCGTGTTTTGGGCATGCTCAACATGCATGTCGGACAGGTCGGCGAAGGTCAGCATGGCCTTGCGGCTAGCCTTATCGGCAGCAGGATTGCCGCCCAGCACCAGCCGCGAACGCAGTTCCTTCGACCGACGCCTCGCATCGTCGAAGGTGATATCACCGACACCACCGATTTTGAGTTGCGCAGCCTTGCCATTGGGCTTGGTGTAATAATGATAATAGGTTTTGCCGGATTGCCGAACCTCAATACCGAAGCCGGTGAACTCAGTGCAGCGATAGACGAATTTCCGTTTGTTCGGTGGGCAAGTGACGTCGCGACAGAACGCGGATGTAAGTTTAACTTTGGCCATGGGCCGTTCCTTTCGTGAGATTGTGTTGAGAGCCAGCCGCTCTGGCCGTCGCAGGGCGCGGCATGGGGGTAGCCATGGCGATGGGCGTTTTCGTGCCCAAACGGGCTGAGAGCGGGCTCCAGCGCACCGTTTGGGCTCAAGGTGAGACCCTGGCGGCTGGGACCACGCTGGTGCTTCAGGCTGGCTTTGTGAGAGTTTGCCGCCCCCCTCCCCCTCGCCAGCCTGGAGGTGCGAGACCGGTGGGGGGGTGGGGGCAGCAGGTTAGCGATCAATACAGATCGTCATCTTCGTCGTCGTCATCCTCGACGTCGACTTGCTGGTGCGCAGGGCGGTGCTGCTTGCGGTCCTTCCAAAGAACGAACCACCTGTTCTGGCCTCGCACCCGTTTGGGTTCGCCGAGCAAGGCACGAAGCGCCACGTTGGCTTCCTTGGACTGCGCATTGGTGGGTTTGTCGTAGCCGAGCTGCGCGAGCACCTCGTTGGCCGTGAGACGATCTCCTTCCCAGGAGGCCTCGCGGCTGGGATCGATCGCATCGATAATCAAGGTCTCGATCGTACCCTTCACCCGGTGGGTTTGGTTGACCTGCTCGAGTTGAGCGTCTTCCTCGCGGTTGAGCCACCACTCTTCGCCGTCCTCGAACAGCACCTTCGCCTCAGCGAAGAGCTGCTGCATGTCGATGCTGTGCTGGTAGTCGATCTGCTTCAGCGCAATTGTCCAGAACCGGCTGTTGCCCGTCGTGTCCTGGAGAAACTGCGCATCATTGACGGAAGCAGCGAAGATTGTCGTGCGCGGATATTCCGCTTCGACCCGGCCATAAGGGGGCCTGATCTTATCTTCGGTTTCGGTAATGAAGGCCTTCAAGGCGGGCATCTGCGATTTGAAGGAGCCTTCGAGCTCACCGAGTTCGACGATCCGGTGCCGGATGGCAGAAAGCTTCGCATCCTTCTGCCCCCGATCCCAGCTGTGCCCCAGCTTGACCACCTGCTCGCGTAGCTTGAGCGGGGTGACCAGCCGGGCGATCCAGGTGGTCTTACCCAGACCTTGTGCGCCCTGCAGGGTCAGAACACCGCGGCACCTGAACCCTCGCTTCTTGAAGGTCGCCGCCACGATGCTGAGCAGCCACTTGCGCATGAGCACGTCGCGCAGCTCAAGCGAGTAGTCCTCCACCGGCACCAGGGTTTCGTAGAACTCCGGCAAGCGGCTGGTGCCATCCCAGGGCTTGCTGTCGACCCACTCCGCAAACGGATCGTACGGATGTTGGTCAGCGAGCAGCAGCAGGTAACTGCGGATCGAGCCGGTCGACATCTCGTGCCGGTGCAAGAGACTTTCGAGGCTAGCCAGAACTACTTCGTCGCGGTTCTGACGCCCGGTCTTGAGCCCCGGTATCGTGACATCGACCCGCTTCTTCACCAGGTTGAAGCGAACCTTGATGCCGAAGCCGTCCAGCAGATGACGGAAGTTCTCATAGGTGGCTGGAAGAGCTTTGCCAGGAGACCGGGGTTGGTCCGGGAAGCTTGCTCTTTCCAGTTTGCCCTCTTGGGTCGTAGACTTACTCGTAGACAGGGGGTCATGGGCCGAGGGATCCTGCGATCCCCCGGCACCGTCAGCCCCCGCGCTCATGTAATAGTCACCAGCGCCAGCCGCCCGCAGCTGGTTTTGCGCCAATGAATGTTCTCGCCCTCCATAAGGATGGTGTCGAGTGTGGCGGCTAAGTGGCCGCCGGTGATTGCACGGGCTTCAGCGATGATCTCGTCGGGCTCATTGATACCCGACCAGATGCATGCCTTTGCGAAGCTGATCAGGCCAGCGGGGCCTGCCCGATCGAAGCGCAGTTTGAGTTCGGCTGCATCGCGCAGGATGTCGAAGCCATGGTCACTAGTTATTGTACGGGACATTGCTGTCCTCCTATTTTGGCCACAGCAAGGTGGCGATTGTGGGATTGGCGCTCAGCAGAGCTGAGCATGCTTATGGGTCCTCGCTTTGAGGTAGGCAGGGTCGTCCTTCCGTCCGGGATGGACGTTGCTTCTTTGGTATTCACAATTTCAAAGAGCCTGACACCTTCGCGTCAGCGACCTGTTCGTCTGGTCGATACGGCCGCTTCTCCTTTGATCCGCGGCATCGACGGAGATAGCGATCAGGCGCCTCGTGGCAAGGGCCTGATCTTCGCCAAACTGCTGTATTTACGCGTTTTTCCTGCTGAACGTGCGTTCGCTAGGCAGACTTTATTTTTACTGCTGAAAGCGCATAAAGCTTAGTACTGAGCGACTATCCTAAGTTGCGCTATGTTCAGCAGCATTGGGGGCGGCTGGTCACCTGGGCCGACCGTATACGCCGCAGCCCAGACTGGTCGTTTGCTGCCCCCACCCCCACCCTTTTTGGTCGAGCGATTCGCTGGATCATTTGTCCGATCGGGGCACCAAAGCACCTGCGAAGATGATCGCCGCACACAGCAGTAGGCCCGCAAGCGGGTAGGATGCGATGGCGCCGATCAGCACGAGGCCGGCGAAAATTTTCAAGGTTTCGACCGGATTGCGAATGAGGCATACAACGACCATCACGAGAATAAGAACAAGGCCAGCCTGTGCAGCGACCCTCAGGAGCGTGATCGCCAGAATGCCGGCCCCGAGCCAAGCAAGCGCTTTCATCGATCTGTACCTTCGCAGCTCTGCTGTCCAAAGGCGGGCTCTTCGGCAAAGACGATAAAGGCGAACTCATCGCTGGCGAGGTACATCAGCTCCCACCAGTGTCCGTGCTGTTCGCGCCAGTCCCAGTCGCGCGGCTCGCGGCCGAGGCATGCACGAAGCTCTGCTTCGGCGTCTCCCGGTTCCATCACCAGGACGTGCGTGAGGTCCTGCAGTTCGCAGGTTAGGATATCTGCCAGTCGATCGGTCAGGAGCCGTTTGAGGGTCGGGCAGGTTACGGTCTGAATGGCTGCGTCGATTGCAGCCGCGTTGGTCAGGTTCAACATAGGAACTTTCCTTTCGAGCATAAAAAATGGCGCCCTGTGGACGCCGTTTGGTTTGGTTGGGTTTTGGAATTCGAGTGACCGGCAAGAACCAGTCAGCTCGCTAGTTTGTGCTCACGTACCTGGGCGGCTGGGCACGATTTCCAGGTGCGGGGTCTGGTCTTGGCAGGCAGCGAGAATGGCGGGATCGATGTCCCCGGTAAGCGGCACGAACAGGACCACGCCGAAACCATCGTCGCTGATCACGAAGAGGAGCTCGAGCCAGTCGTCGTATCGATTTGCGGTCTCGACTTCGAACGCGAAGGTGCCGCCGTCCCGTACCAGCCGCACACTGCTAGTTGCATTGAGGTCTTCCAGGTGATCGCCCGGCTGGACAATTACGAACAGCGCTAGCTCCTCTAACGCGTAGTCGTGAAGGTAGTCGGCTAGATAGGCGCGCTGCGCCTCCAGGCGTTCGCGCAAGGTACATTCAAGCGGGGAAGCCAGCGTGCGCGCCAACTCCTCCGCGGTGCGGATAATGAGCATTGGGGTATCCTTTCAGGCAAAGAAAAAGCCCCCGGAAATCATCCGAGGGCCCGGTGGGGGGAGGGGGCGGCAGATTTGCCGTCTCCAGATAAGATACCCCGTTTTGCGCGGTTGGACTTGCCTGATGCGGTCGGAAAGCGGCTGGTCAGCTTACGACCCAACAACGGCGATATCGTGAATCGCTTGTTCGGCTTGAACTACGCAATAATGTCGGCGGGCCAGGAGACCTCCAACCCGCCGACAACGATTTGCAACCCGAACGAGAGTTCCTCGCTTTCGGTATGGCCCGAGTAAGGTGCGGCTCATAGCATTGCTAGAAAAATAGATTCCGATATGGGAGGTTTGTGTTGATGCGAAGAGGGCGCCACTGCCGAACGTGGTCATCACTAGTCCGACTTGATATCAGCCTTTAATCGACGTGAGATATTGCAGCATTGCCGCATGGGTATCATCTTCCAGCTCAACCATGACGCGGCGATTGTCGCTTGCATCTTTCCACCGCCTGACGAGGCCTGATGCAACTAAATTGCCGACATGGCGGAAAGCCGTCGAGAAAGGCACCTGCGTGGCAGCGCAAGCACTTGACATCGGAATCGGAGTATTCTCCAGCTTTGCCAAGGTAAGTTCCAGCAAGATGTCCCATGCCGGATCTGAAAAAAGCTCGGGGTCCAGGAAGTCCATCCTTTTTCGCCGCAATAAGATGATGTTGCGCACGAAATCCTTAAGGCCACCCCCGCTTATTTCGCGAATGAGGTCGCTAGGTTGAGCGCCTTTTGCTGCTGCGGTTTGAAGTGCGGAGAGCTTCCAGAGGCCCAGCAATTGCGCACGGCGGGCTGATGCACGGCGAAGGGCTGACACCATTTCATCACGCTCAATCGGTTTTGCCAGAAAATCGACCGCGTTCTGGCGCATTGCGTCAACGGCTGTTTGCAAGGAGCCGAACCCGGTGACCATCAATGTTACAATTGGGCGAGCTGTCGTGTAACGCGCGTCTATCTCAGCCAGAAGGGCCATGCCGTCCATGCCCGGCATTTGCAAATCCGTCACAACGATCCCAATTGTCTTGTCCTCGGTCAAGGCCCTTAAGGCCTCCGCGGCGCCCGAAGCCGATCGATGAGCATAGCCCAAGGAGTCGATTATCTCACAATACTCGCGCAGGCACGCCTCATCATCATCGATGACAAGCACGGTGCATGAGGTGATCATGCCATCTTCCGCGTCAATTAAATTGCTCATCTTAATCCGCCGTCGCGCTCGCCATGTTACGTTCTTGGACCCTCGCGCGCCATATCAATGCGCAACCTACTAGATAGGTGAAATGCTCTCACTTTGAGAACATTCGTACTTTTTGTTGGCAAACACATCATCAAGCAATCAAAGGCATAGGAAAGGGCGAGATGCGGCAGGCCTGACCTCGGAACACCCTGTGCATAGGAAGCTAAGGATTGAAGTAAATGAAACTCAATCGAGACGACTTACATTTATTAAGGCAACCACTCAATGTTATTCGCTTAGCAAAAGGTAATATGCTCAGGAAAATTGAGAATGATAAAAACATAGATAACAAGGCGTACTATATTTCTAAATTAGAAATAATAGAAGATCAGATAGATAGATTATATAGTTTGATGATAAAAATTTAGCTTTATTTTATTATGTTATCTAATTCTAAATAAATTCCGGATTCTATAATATGTATGGAATGATCCACTGTGCTGTTCGCGAAATGGTAATCAATCAACTAGGGGTTGACGAATGGGCATCGCTTGAGCGTGAAGCAAGAATTACAGCAGCAGATCAGATCAGTTTAAAGGTCTACGATGACGCGTTGACCATGCAAATAATCAAGGCGGCTTCCGAGCGCCTTGGCCTGACGATGCCGGATTGTTTAATGGCATTCGGCAGATACTGGATTGGTTTCGCCGCCAATGGCTCGTTTAAGTCAATCATGGAATTCACTGGCGATGACATCGTCACCTTCGTAGGCAATTTGGACCAGATGCACCGAGCAGTGGTGAGAACGCTACCGAGCGCACGGATGCCATCTTTTATGGTCATTGAAAGTGGGCTTGAGAGCTTCAGAGTCCAATACCGATCGGAACGCGATGGCCTCGAACGGTTCGTTGCCGGTCTCTTTGAAGGTCTCTTGGAGCACTTCGGGCTAGTGGGTGATGTCACGCTTACGAAGCAAGACAGAGAAGGGCTGGAGTTTGTCGTTAATTTTCGTGAGCGGTAATTGAGTGATGTCAGTTACCTTCAGCCAGAACGATATCGCCTTTCTGTATCCAGCCTATCTCTTGATCGATCGGCATTGGATCATCCGGTCATTCGGGCCAACCATCTCTCGCCAAGTTCCAGATGTGAGATCCGGTGATCCATTTGATGCTCATTTTAGAGTTTCTAACTCAACACAATATCATGCGGCGCGACCTGACCTTCCTCGAAGATCAACTATCGAGTTGCGATCGCTCGTGAGCCGTTTGAAACTGACCGGCAGCATCATTGATATAGATGACGCCTACCTCCTAGCCTTAAATATCTCATCACTGCCCGAATCTGGGGACCTAACAGGCCTCAGTATATCTGACTTCGCACCAAACGATCCGTTTATTGATACCGTGCTGCTTCTCAGCATGCAGAATGCCATGCTTAAAGAAGCCAAAGAATTGTCCGCGAACCTGGCTCTTGAACGCCAGAAAAGTGATGCCCTATCAGCCCAGATAAGCAGAGTAGCAAGTTGCCTGGCGCACGATTTAAACAATTATCTTTCTGTCATAAAATTGAATTGTAATTTACTAAAAATTCATAAATATGATAATTTTCAGATCGATAGCATCATAAATATAATAGAGGAAACTTCCGAAAAGAGCTCCGGAATGGCACTTTCTCTTTTATCTCTGTCTTCATCAGCAAGTGCGCGTGCGAATATATTCTCAATTGATGATTTTTTATATGATTCATTACCATATTTTGAGGCCATTTCAGGAGGATGCGCAAGCATCAAGCTGAAACTTCAAGCCCCCGGAGTGCTGATAAACGCAGATCTTAGCGGATTTATGAACTGCCTGACAAATCTAGTTCTCAACGCACGTGACGCGATTGTCGAAGCAGGGGATGTGACAATCTCGACCCAAACAGAACCCGTTGACCGGTCTCATAAGGAGCACTTCACCCAGCCATCGCATTTGCTTCTAACAATCTCAGATTCTGGTGCGGGTATGAACGAAGACGTCCTATCGAAGGCCTTCGACCCATATTTTTCGACGAAGGAAAAGGGCACAGGGATCGGCTTGACTTCCGTACAAGGATTCTTGGAGGCTCACGGTGGAACCATTGAGTTGCAGTCGTCCCCCGGCCTAGGGACTCAGGCGATTTTGCGCTTTCCAATTGCCAAAGAGGAAGGGGCGGCAAGCATCGATGAAATAAATCGACGATCGACGCCCCCAGGGCCAGCTGCAGAACGGCCCCGCATTATTGTTGTTGATGATGAACGGTATGCAATGGAGGCCTTGTCGGAACTTCTCGAGACTGAAGGTTTTTACGTGCTCGGAGCAACTAATCCCAATGAAGCATTGGCTTTGATTGGGCGCCACCTTTCAGAGGGAAGGCCTTTTGATATTCTGTTGACCGACATAGTCATGCCCCAAGGCAATGGGATTGCTCTAGGGCGGGCAGCACAAGAAGCATGTCGCGGTTTGAAAGTTATTTTGATGAGCGGGCTATGCAATGAGCCGATGTCCCTTGGAAATAACTTTCCGTTGCTTGCCAAGCCCTTAAAGATTGAGGAAATTCTGGCGACCATCCGACGTCTTTTAGGCGCCGACTTCAACGCTAACGAAGGACCTAATTAGAGGGCTATCCCTGCAGAGACTGCTATCTTCACGGCTTCCGGTGAATTGGCCGCGCCCAACTTCGCGATCATCTTTGCGCGATGTATCTCAACAGTTCGTGGACTTATCTTATATTTCGCGGCAATTGCGCGATTGGACATCCCTAGGGATACGCATTTCAAAACCTGCCGCTCCCTGGCAGTTAGTCCTCGCAAAAGGTTTTTGGCGTGAGACAAATTCCTTCTGTGTTGGCTCGTATCGGTGAGCGAGTCTCTAAGCCTAGTCAACCGTTCTGGCACTACCACCTCCTCCGACGGTAGGCTAAAGTAGTCCATGGCTCCATTGCGTACGGCCTTCACAACCTGCTGAGTATCAAGATCTCGCGTAAAGCATGCGAAAGGCCAGTGCTCCTCCATGCCCTCCAAACGTTCGGCAAGATCCATAACCACATTTTTGATGTCATGAACCAAAGTGAGGCGCGGCGACAAACGATGGATAAATAAATCATTTAAGGATTCGAATGGCTCAACATGGAAACCATTGTCAAACAACAAATCGTACATTGACTTGCGACTGGAAAAATCTGAGTCGATCAAAAATATGGCAGGTTTAAATTTCATAAGGCCTTGATAACCGATTGAGAGGTTCAGCTGAAAGTTGAATCGTTCTCAAAATGGAATCTACCGTATTGGCTCATAAGCTGCCGATTTTTGGTCCTTTTATCATTTGGATACTGACCGCTTATTGGTAAGTGAGCGGCAATCAGCTCGCCCGCCTCTTCAATGCATTCAATTCGAAAATGATTTGGGGTGGTAGGGTCCTAATGCCCTCGTATCGATACTGGCGTGGGGAGGTCAGTATGAGATTCTTTTTCGCGACGAGGAGGGTTCGGCCTCTGCTGAGTATGCCTTAATCTTAGGGCTGATGGGGAGCGCGTTGGTAATCGCTACCCTCAAACTGGGTAGCACTGTCAGCCATCAGATGACCAACGCAGCTCATGAAATCCTCTCTCATAACGCCACATCAGCGGCGCCCAGCGGCGAGGCTGAGCCTAGAGGCAAAAGCAAGGCTAAAGGCAAGGGAAAGGGTCAGTTCAAATGACCGGTTCTCAGATGAGTTTATGCAGTCCAGACAAGTGGCGCCCCAGACATTCTGACGCGCGATAATTTAGGATCGTTCGTTTGCACGTCTAATTTGCTCGTTAGCAATAGACATTTTGGTGCGAGTGCCATTCAAGAGCCCTGACCCGGTTGCCTTTAGGGCCAAGGATCCAAAATCGCGAAGAAACATAACTGCATTATCCGGTCTCCCATAGAGGGAACCTTGCAAATAGTCGCACCCTGCCTGAAGCGCCATAACTTCATCCTCAAGGCTGTTCACTCCTTTACAGGTCACTTCCATACCGAGCGTTTTCGCCAATTTCACGCTAGCTTGCAGTAAAGCAATGCTGCTCGTTTGACCCGAGGCAGTGAGGAAGCTTTGGTCGAACTTGACCGCAGTGACGCCGAAAGATTTTAGTTCCTTGAGAGATGACGAGCCTACTCCAAAATTATCGACGGCGATTGTAAAGCCAACATCTGCCAATCCGCGCAAGACTGGGCCGCATTTTGGACCATGAGCGGTCCACTCTGCTTCGTCTATTTCGAGTTGAAAATTAGATGTATCCTGTCGACTGCTTATGACCAACTGCTTCAAAGCTTCTGCAAAGCGCGTGTCCAAGACCTGCATGGCTTCTATATTTATGCATATCGACAGCCCAGGTCTCGCCTGAAGTAAACTGAACGACCTTGAAATTGCAAAAAAACTCAAGTTATCAATTTGCTGGGTGAGTCTCCCAATATGATTGGTTTCGTATGGTGAAATGAAACCAAAATGTTGATCGCGCCAGCAAACGAAAACTTCCAATGCCTCGATCTCTCCATCTCTTGAGATGATCGGCTGGTACTTGAGTGTAATTGCCTTCTCATTTTCGAAGGCCTCCGGAAGCCGCTTGCAAAGTTCCGCAGTTCGGACAAGTTCGTCACGCATCGTCAGATCAAAAGCTTCCACGATTGATCGCGATTTCTTGGCCTTGTACATCGCAAGGTCCGCTCGACGCATCAGGTCTGAGCTTGTCAATCCCACTTCGACTTCGGCCAAGCCGATACTGCAACCTATTGCGACGTAAGTTCCAACTAGATCGTAGGAGCGTGCAACATTCTGATAAAGCCGACGACAGATGTCCTCGGCATCAGACTTGGTTAGATTACGAAATACGACTGCGAATTCATCTCCGCCTAATCTGAAGGCCTCGTTTGCAGGCACAATCTCGAGTAGCCGTTTGGCCACGTGCATAAGAAGCTCGTCGCCTTTCTCGTGGCCGAGCGAGTCGTTGACGTTCTTGAAGTTGTTAAGGTCGATTAATCCGAGCCAGCCCGATCCAGCCAAAGTTTGGCTCTGAAGTACCAGTTGGTTGAGCTCTTCGTTGAGGGCTTTTCGATTCTGGAGGCCAGTTAGTGCGTCAGTACGAGCCTCTACTGACGCATGCCGTTCTCTCGCCTTCAGCTCAGAGTAGGTATGGCTCAGAACGAAGACTGTGGCAGAACTTGAGCAGGCTACCATCAGGAAGAAGTTGCCAAGAGAAGTGTAGCCATTTGTCTGAAGCCCGGCTGTCAAAATTACAGTCGCCACACTTGTGATCGCCACCATGGCAACGCCAGCTGCGACCAGAATTGACGTCAACGATTTGTCCGAAGCTACCATGAGCCGGGGATAGCGTTGTTCGATTAAGTTGTGCGGGAATGACGCCTAGGCAGTTATGCCTATCCTACTCACGAAAATTCTTAAGAACTCCGGCGAGTTTTTTGATGCTCGAGACACGAGGGAGCTGGCGATTACCTTCAGAACCTAGGGAGATTTTGGCGCTCTCGTTTCTTCACAGGCCTCTCTTTTGGAGTGACAACGCCTGCTCTTTACTTGCGGGTCTTGCAAAATGGTATCCTTGACCAAATTCGACTCCAAGGCGCTGGAGTTCTTCGGCCTCCTGGTAATTTTCGATGCCTTCGGCAATGAGCAACGTACCCGATGCCTTCGCGAAAGTGACAATTGCTTTTACAAGCGCGGCGCGAGACGGTCGCCGATCGATATTCCTCACAAAGGTCATGTCCAATTTCATGATGTCTGGTCCAACATCGAGAATATGACGCAGGCTCGAATAACCTGCGCCCACATCGTCTACTGCCAGCCGCCAATTACCCTTAAGCTTGCGTAGGTTCTCGTTCAGCGCTCCGTAATCTTTGACAGCATCGTGCTCGGAGAGTTCGATCACTAGTTTGTCCAGTTCAGCCCCAGACAGCTCTTCGGTGAGTTTGCCTGAAAGCGCCGTGCTGGCGTTGACATTTATGCTGAGGTAAATACCTTCATCAAGCCGAGGCAAGATAGCAACGGCGCGGTTGATCAGCGCAAGATCTAGATCAATCGCAAGCCCAGCTTCGAAAGCTTCTTCAAACCATCTGGTTGGCGAAACGTCATCTGCGTCAGGGAAACGGGCCAGGGCCTCAAAACCCCACAAGCTGCGATCTGCCAGACTGACGATAGGCTGATAGACAACCTCGAAGTCACCGCGTTCGATAGTTCGGCTGATGCGAGCTCGCGCCTGCATGTCACTCGCCTGGCGCTCAAGATGCTGCTCCATGAGCTCTGCGACCAACTTGGCAGCGATCTGCACTAGATTGAGGTTCCGTTCATTAAGATCGAAAGCCGGTTCGTGCGAGAAACAGCAGATCGATCCAAAAGTCGTACCGTTACTAAAGACAAGCGGGACACCTAGATGCCCACCGACAGGCAAGCTTCGTGTTGCTGAAAGATCACAGACAATCGGAGTAGATGCCGCATCTTTGATGATTTCCGGCAAAGTCCCTTGGGCGATATAGTGACAATAGCTCTCATCTAAAGGATCTGACGAACCGACAGTCACTCCGGACATATCATCGTCGGCGCTTACAAAAAGGAACTCTCTCGCATCATTCGTGAACCG
Proteins encoded in this window:
- a CDS encoding EAL domain-containing protein — its product is MINLSKKSESNGQSIESTIQSILDGIRKYLAMDVAFVSRFTNDAREFLFVSADDDMSGVTVGSSDPLDESYCHYIAQGTLPEIIKDAASTPIVCDLSATRSLPVGGHLGVPLVFSNGTTFGSICCFSHEPAFDLNERNLNLVQIAAKLVAELMEQHLERQASDMQARARISRTIERGDFEVVYQPIVSLADRSLWGFEALARFPDADDVSPTRWFEEAFEAGLAIDLDLALINRAVAILPRLDEGIYLSINVNASTALSGKLTEELSGAELDKLVIELSEHDAVKDYGALNENLRKLKGNWRLAVDDVGAGYSSLRHILDVGPDIMKLDMTFVRNIDRRPSRAALVKAIVTFAKASGTLLIAEGIENYQEAEELQRLGVEFGQGYHFARPASKEQALSLQKRGL